One window from the genome of Paraclostridium sordellii encodes:
- a CDS encoding helix-turn-helix transcriptional regulator, producing the protein MNNNIKKLRKEKNISQENLAKLCNVSRQTINAIENNKYDPTLSLAFQLASVLEVTVDELFIFQ; encoded by the coding sequence ATGAATAATAATATTAAGAAGCTTCGTAAAGAAAAAAATATATCTCAAGAAAATTTAGCAAAATTATGTAATGTGTCAAGGCAAACTATAAATGCAATTGAAAACAATAAATATGACCCTACACTTTCCCTAGCTTTTCAATTGGCTAGTGTATTAGAAGTAACGGTAGATGAATTATTTATTTTCCAATAA
- a CDS encoding GNAT family N-acetyltransferase has product MEIKLIKPTLEYANDIMKYRREFLELGDDMAGCGNLRDCSTAKEWIDRIDLLESKTTCPSDMVTSNTYIAVRLTDNKIVGVIDFRHNIDNHPILSVWGGHIGYSVRPCERKKGYATEMLRQNIINCKEYGLDKVLITCDYDNVCSEKVILANGGVFESDIEADGTIKKRYWIKL; this is encoded by the coding sequence ATGGAGATAAAGTTAATAAAACCAACTTTAGAATATGCTAATGATATTATGAAATACAGGCGAGAGTTTCTAGAATTAGGGGATGATATGGCAGGATGTGGAAACCTAAGAGATTGTTCTACAGCAAAAGAATGGATTGATAGAATTGATTTACTTGAAAGTAAAACAACTTGCCCATCAGATATGGTAACTTCTAATACATATATAGCTGTTAGATTAACAGATAATAAAATTGTTGGAGTTATTGATTTTAGACATAACATTGATAATCATCCTATATTAAGTGTATGGGGAGGACATATAGGATACTCTGTTCGTCCATGTGAAAGAAAAAAAGGTTATGCAACAGAAATGCTTAGACAAAATATTATAAACTGCAAAGAATATGGATTAGATAAGGTACTTATAACTTGTGACTATGACAATGTATGTAGTGAAAAGGTAATACTTGCAAATGGGGGAGTATTTGAGAGTGATATAGAAGCAGATGGAACAATTAAAAAACGTTATTGGATAAAGTTATAA
- a CDS encoding helix-turn-helix domain-containing protein has translation MEIGKQVKKYRTEMKLSQDELAEKIFVSRQTISNWENNKNYPDVKSLLLLSSLFNVSLDVLIKGDLEEMKKEIKTEDIEKFKHDGNIFSILLITTMVSAVPLNKFMGNAGFVIWIIIAIASMYYAIKVEKHKKDNNIQTYREILTFIDGKNMDEVQKHQEYGKRPYQKCAIVIGVALLTIVISIIMAYILF, from the coding sequence ATGGAGATTGGAAAACAAGTAAAAAAATATAGAACAGAGATGAAACTTTCACAAGATGAATTAGCTGAAAAGATATTTGTATCTAGGCAAACTATATCAAATTGGGAAAATAATAAAAACTACCCTGATGTGAAAAGTTTATTATTACTAAGCTCACTTTTTAATGTCTCTCTTGACGTATTAATTAAAGGAGACCTTGAAGAAATGAAAAAGGAAATTAAAACAGAGGATATTGAAAAATTCAAACATGATGGTAATATTTTTTCTATTTTGTTAATTACAACTATGGTGTCAGCTGTACCACTTAACAAATTCATGGGAAATGCAGGTTTTGTAATTTGGATTATCATTGCCATAGCATCAATGTATTATGCTATTAAAGTTGAAAAACATAAAAAGGATAATAATATCCAAACATATAGAGAAATACTTACTTTCATAGATGGAAAGAATATGGATGAAGTTCAAAAACATCAAGAGTATGGAAAGAGGCCATATCAGAAGTGTGCGATTGTAATAGGTGTTGCTTTATTAACAATAGTTATATCAATAATTATGGCATATATATTATTCTAA
- a CDS encoding DUF4177 domain-containing protein, whose product MFEYKFIEVPLKQGFKIKKGDHFEKCKNIINEEAKNGWRLKQIVVPPSDSNGMYIPYCYQIVFEKEIN is encoded by the coding sequence ATGTTTGAGTATAAATTTATAGAAGTACCATTAAAACAAGGGTTTAAGATAAAAAAAGGCGACCATTTTGAGAAATGCAAAAACATTATTAATGAAGAAGCAAAGAATGGATGGAGATTAAAACAGATAGTTGTTCCACCATCAGATAGCAATGGGATGTATATTCCCTATTGTTATCAAATAGTATTTGAGAAAGAAATAAATTAG
- a CDS encoding S66 family peptidase, with protein MEKLIKPKALKRGDKIATVSLSWGGAGDEEILWRYKQGKKRLEEEFGFEVIEMENTLKGSDYIYKNPQKRAEDLMNAFKDKSIKGIFSCIGGNESIRILPYIDYDIIRKNPKVFIGYSDTTVSHFICLKAGISSFYGPSVLAEFAENVKMFDYTKYWFEKAIFDINSIGEIIPSDIWTSDYLPWDINNKNIQRNTYKNEGYEILQGNEIVKGRLIGGCIEVLEMIKGTEIWPDKDIWKNLILFIETSEDTPKPTYLEYWLRNYGSQGILNLVKGIIVGKPYDNKYYEEYKQVILKIVRDELGLKHVPIIYNMNFGHTSPMITIPYGCLAEIDCDKSMFKILEPGVR; from the coding sequence ATGGAAAAGCTAATAAAACCAAAGGCACTTAAAAGAGGAGATAAAATAGCAACAGTAAGTCTATCTTGGGGAGGAGCAGGAGATGAAGAAATATTATGGAGATACAAACAAGGAAAGAAAAGATTAGAAGAAGAATTTGGATTTGAAGTTATAGAAATGGAAAATACTTTAAAAGGTAGTGACTATATATATAAAAATCCACAAAAAAGGGCAGAAGATTTAATGAATGCATTTAAAGATAAATCTATAAAGGGGATTTTTTCTTGCATTGGGGGAAATGAAAGTATAAGAATATTACCATATATAGATTATGATATAATAAGAAAAAATCCTAAAGTATTTATAGGATACTCGGACACAACAGTATCACATTTTATATGCTTGAAGGCTGGTATATCTAGTTTTTATGGGCCATCTGTATTAGCTGAATTTGCAGAAAATGTTAAGATGTTTGATTATACAAAATACTGGTTTGAAAAAGCTATATTTGATATTAATTCAATAGGGGAAATAATACCTTCTGATATTTGGACTAGTGATTATCTACCATGGGATATTAATAATAAAAACATACAAAGAAATACCTATAAAAACGAAGGATATGAAATATTACAAGGCAATGAGATAGTTAAAGGTCGCTTAATAGGTGGATGTATAGAAGTGTTAGAGATGATTAAAGGAACTGAAATATGGCCAGATAAAGATATATGGAAAAATTTAATATTATTTATTGAAACATCAGAAGATACACCAAAGCCTACATACTTAGAATATTGGTTAAGAAATTATGGTTCTCAGGGAATTTTGAATTTAGTAAAAGGGATAATAGTAGGTAAGCCTTATGATAATAAATATTATGAAGAATATAAACAAGTAATATTAAAAATAGTAAGAGATGAATTAGGGTTGAAACATGTACCGATTATATATAATATGAACTTTGGTCATACATCACCTATGATAACTATACCTTATGGATGTTTAGCAGAAATTGACTGTGATAAATCTATGTTTAAAATATTAGAACCTGGAGTTAGATAA
- a CDS encoding AraC family transcriptional regulator, whose protein sequence is MEWLEKLNEALQYIEGNLDGEIKYEKAANIACCTTYHFQRMFSYIAGTPLSEYIRNRRLTKAALDLQNGEKVIDVAIRYGYESPTAFNRAFQKIHNVSPSVAQKEGTFLKAYPPISFKITIKGVEEMEYRIVKKEEMRIVGAKALLEKNVEENFNTVPMLWQEVAQSGKIMEIASLMGPDSKGVLGVSACMDYLDKWEYYIAVETDKEAPKGLEEYTIPACTWAVFPGEGQMPTAIQDIEKRAITEWLPTSGYEYADAPDIELYLNQDPMNSKFEVWIPIRKNL, encoded by the coding sequence ATGGAATGGTTAGAAAAACTAAATGAAGCACTACAATATATTGAAGGTAATTTAGATGGGGAAATTAAATATGAAAAAGCAGCTAATATAGCTTGTTGTACAACGTATCATTTTCAAAGGATGTTTTCATATATAGCAGGAACTCCTTTATCTGAATACATAAGAAACAGAAGATTAACAAAAGCAGCATTAGATTTACAAAATGGTGAGAAAGTAATCGATGTTGCAATACGTTATGGATATGAATCGCCAACAGCTTTTAATAGAGCTTTTCAAAAAATACATAATGTATCACCTTCAGTAGCACAAAAAGAAGGAACCTTTTTAAAAGCATATCCACCTATAAGTTTTAAAATAACTATAAAGGGCGTGGAAGAAATGGAATATAGAATAGTAAAAAAAGAAGAAATGAGAATAGTGGGAGCAAAAGCATTACTAGAGAAAAATGTTGAAGAGAATTTTAACACTGTACCAATGTTATGGCAAGAAGTAGCTCAAAGTGGAAAGATTATGGAAATAGCATCTCTTATGGGTCCAGATTCAAAAGGTGTATTAGGAGTTAGTGCTTGTATGGATTACTTAGATAAATGGGAATATTACATAGCGGTAGAAACAGATAAAGAAGCGCCAAAAGGATTGGAAGAATACACAATACCAGCATGTACATGGGCAGTTTTTCCAGGAGAAGGTCAAATGCCAACTGCAATTCAAGATATTGAAAAAAGAGCAATTACAGAATGGCTACCAACATCAGGATATGAATATGCAGATGCACCAGATATCGAACTATATTTAAATCAAGATCCAATGAATTCAAAGTTTGAAGTATGGATACCAATTAGAAAAAACTTATAA
- a CDS encoding MBL fold metallo-hydrolase, with amino-acid sequence MNTLTFLGRGSGYHSTEANTSAYIKENETLLLIDCGETVFKKILEKNLMDGVKHVHILITHMHSDHVGSLGGFIGFCFWKYKITSKVYFKEKEKIKFFLELLGLKENQAFEVLDPNNNRIEALGLNINCKLTKHVETLNTYSYILKFDTGNNIFYSGDTYETNIDIVEFLKVGNLVYHDTCIDDSKGNVHTSLRKLSELVPKEYRNQVYCIHIDGDNFDEEANKQGFNIVNIK; translated from the coding sequence ATGAATACTTTAACATTTTTAGGTAGAGGTTCGGGGTATCACTCTACAGAAGCTAATACATCAGCATATATTAAAGAAAATGAAACATTATTATTAATCGATTGTGGAGAAACAGTATTTAAGAAGATTTTAGAAAAAAACTTAATGGATGGAGTTAAACATGTGCATATATTAATAACTCATATGCATTCAGACCATGTAGGTTCATTAGGTGGATTTATTGGTTTTTGCTTTTGGAAATATAAAATAACATCAAAAGTATATTTTAAGGAAAAAGAAAAAATTAAATTTTTTTTAGAATTACTAGGATTAAAAGAGAACCAAGCTTTTGAAGTCCTAGACCCAAATAACAATAGAATTGAAGCTTTAGGATTAAATATAAATTGTAAATTAACTAAACATGTTGAAACACTTAATACCTATTCATACATTTTAAAATTTGATACAGGAAATAATATTTTTTATAGTGGAGATACTTATGAAACTAATATTGATATAGTTGAATTTTTGAAAGTTGGAAATTTAGTATATCATGATACATGTATTGATGATTCAAAAGGGAATGTTCATACATCATTAAGAAAGTTAAGTGAATTAGTTCCTAAAGAATATAGAAATCAGGTTTACTGTATTCATATTGATGGAGATAATTTTGATGAAGAGGCTAATAAGCAAGGTTTTAATATAGTTAATATTAAATAA
- a CDS encoding PucR family transcriptional regulator: MGFMAICCRDLFQLKNFSKAKLLAGEKGLNREISWPYVRTTESISQWLYGEELIFVIYTDLRTDDDSFLLLIEECIEKKLSGIVVLIDEKDIESIPKNVIDKANEEDFPIIVMPWNIKLIDITQEILFKLEQKQEEKKNAKRFLESIIFSQDHLQEDIHALAEFYNIKLRPFHYVCIFKIKTPSNASYDLEQINKHIIHSLEEAINTENQTLIPMEYANNLMFLIFTNDYSEGEKSVEAVEAVFNLVNSRYAEVENSLSFSRIRELNSDIKISYKEAFKALSMIDIYNRDSKIIKYKELGIIRWLVELSDIKEIQRYCYENLGPILEYDKKHGMDLMGTLKCYFQNNRHLLKTSQELFIHRNTLLYRLSTIKELLKIDLDDAMIDLELFNSILIYEFINLKNKKPL; this comes from the coding sequence ATGGGGTTTATGGCTATTTGTTGCAGGGATTTATTTCAACTTAAAAATTTTTCAAAAGCAAAACTACTGGCTGGGGAAAAGGGATTAAACCGTGAAATTTCTTGGCCTTACGTAAGAACGACAGAGTCTATTTCACAGTGGCTTTATGGGGAAGAACTGATATTTGTTATTTACACAGATTTGAGAACAGATGATGATAGCTTTTTATTACTTATAGAAGAATGTATTGAAAAAAAGCTTTCTGGAATTGTAGTTTTAATTGATGAAAAAGATATAGAAAGTATACCTAAAAATGTAATAGACAAGGCAAATGAAGAGGATTTTCCTATAATTGTAATGCCTTGGAATATTAAATTAATAGATATTACACAAGAAATATTATTTAAATTAGAACAAAAGCAAGAAGAAAAAAAGAATGCAAAGCGTTTTTTAGAATCAATTATCTTTTCTCAAGACCATCTACAAGAAGATATACATGCTCTAGCAGAATTTTATAATATAAAATTAAGGCCTTTTCACTATGTATGTATATTTAAAATCAAAACGCCATCCAATGCTTCATATGATTTAGAACAAATTAACAAACATATAATTCATTCACTAGAAGAAGCAATAAATACAGAAAATCAAACTTTAATTCCAATGGAATACGCAAACAACTTAATGTTTTTAATATTTACAAATGATTATAGCGAAGGGGAAAAATCAGTAGAAGCAGTAGAGGCTGTATTTAACCTTGTAAACTCTAGATATGCAGAAGTTGAAAATAGCTTAAGCTTTAGTCGGATAAGAGAATTAAATTCTGATATAAAAATAAGTTATAAAGAAGCATTTAAAGCTTTATCTATGATTGATATATACAATAGAGACTCAAAAATTATTAAGTATAAAGAATTGGGAATTATTAGGTGGTTAGTAGAACTTTCTGATATTAAAGAAATTCAAAGGTATTGTTATGAAAACTTAGGACCTATTTTAGAATATGATAAAAAACATGGAATGGATTTAATGGGAACTTTAAAATGTTACTTTCAAAACAATAGACATTTGTTAAAAACTTCCCAAGAACTTTTTATACATAGAAATACATTACTTTATAGATTATCAACAATTAAGGAACTTTTAAAAATAGATTTAGATGATGCAATGATAGATTTAGAACTTTTTAATAGTATATTAATTTATGAATTTATTAATCTTAAAAATAAAAAACCCCTATAA
- a CDS encoding DMT family transporter — MKLKGIVLTMLSSITFGFAFTLGPMTYGAGGSNPVTLTFLRNFLSLPFLLLIVLFLKIDLKVTKTQLKNLVILGFVGNAITTLMLNIAFAHVDVGIVTPIHFTYPIFVTLGCVLFFNERLSKQKIIALIIAMCGIGCFFVESVNSASFDSSTLLGLVLAVASGAFYAFYIIFMDKSGLKGESPFKITFYVAIASSIGMFFYGISTHELVLSSLTTESWVISSIFAFLCTVVALSLLQVGIKYIGASEAAVISTFEPITSVIFGVLLLGERVTPLKIVACILIFAGVLILSFAKENTKDDPPETNMELEV; from the coding sequence ATGAAATTAAAAGGAATAGTTCTGACAATGCTATCCTCTATTACCTTTGGTTTCGCTTTTACATTAGGTCCTATGACCTATGGTGCTGGAGGAAGTAATCCTGTAACATTAACTTTTTTAAGAAACTTTTTAAGTTTACCATTTTTATTACTAATAGTTTTATTCTTAAAAATTGATTTAAAAGTAACAAAAACTCAACTTAAAAACTTAGTAATATTAGGATTTGTAGGAAATGCAATAACAACATTAATGTTAAATATAGCTTTTGCTCATGTAGATGTAGGAATAGTTACTCCAATTCACTTCACTTACCCAATATTTGTAACACTTGGATGTGTACTATTCTTTAATGAAAGGCTAAGCAAACAAAAGATTATAGCTTTAATTATAGCTATGTGTGGTATAGGATGTTTCTTTGTTGAATCAGTAAATTCTGCTTCTTTTGATTCATCTACATTACTTGGATTAGTTTTAGCAGTAGCTTCAGGAGCATTTTATGCATTTTATATTATATTTATGGATAAAAGTGGCCTAAAAGGTGAATCTCCATTTAAAATAACATTTTATGTAGCTATTGCTTCAAGTATAGGTATGTTTTTCTATGGTATATCTACTCATGAACTTGTTTTATCTTCTTTAACAACTGAGTCATGGGTTATATCTTCAATATTTGCATTTTTATGTACAGTTGTTGCCTTATCACTTTTACAAGTTGGTATAAAATACATTGGAGCAAGTGAGGCAGCTGTTATAAGTACTTTTGAACCTATAACAAGTGTAATCTTTGGAGTTTTATTATTAGGCGAAAGAGTAACACCTCTAAAAATTGTTGCCTGCATATTAATTTTTGCAGGAGTCTTAATACTATCTTTTGCAAAAGAAAATACAAAAGATGACCCACCAGAAACCAATATGGAATTAGAAGTTTAA
- a CDS encoding creatininase: protein MYEKFKMRNMTWQEFAKKKDDVIILPIGATEQHGPHLPTCVDAVLAEEFAYRIAEKINGVVAPTLSYGYKSKPLSGGGPLFPGTIDLNGATLQALVMDIIDEFVRDGFTKIFILSAHFENEAFIIEAMDLCSAKYGDKVKLLLTNWWDPMSPDVIDKVFDEVEFPGWALEHAAVTETSLMMYFAPELVREDKILDTENANPATYFRYPIEKDIVPETGILASAKSSSAERGKIIVDDVIPNIVKIVEEAFK, encoded by the coding sequence ATGTACGAAAAATTTAAAATGAGAAACATGACATGGCAAGAATTTGCTAAGAAAAAAGATGATGTAATTATATTACCAATAGGTGCTACAGAGCAACATGGTCCTCATCTACCTACTTGTGTAGATGCTGTTTTAGCAGAGGAGTTTGCTTATCGTATAGCTGAAAAAATTAATGGTGTAGTTGCTCCAACACTTTCATATGGATATAAATCAAAACCATTAAGTGGTGGGGGACCATTATTCCCAGGAACTATTGATTTAAATGGAGCTACATTACAAGCTTTAGTAATGGATATAATTGATGAGTTTGTTCGTGATGGATTTACAAAAATATTTATTTTAAGTGCTCACTTTGAAAATGAAGCATTTATTATAGAAGCAATGGACCTTTGTTCTGCAAAATATGGAGATAAAGTAAAACTTCTTCTTACTAACTGGTGGGATCCAATGTCACCTGATGTAATAGATAAAGTATTTGATGAAGTTGAATTCCCAGGATGGGCTCTAGAACATGCTGCTGTTACAGAAACATCATTAATGATGTATTTTGCACCAGAACTTGTTAGAGAAGATAAAATATTAGATACAGAAAATGCTAATCCAGCAACTTACTTTAGATATCCTATAGAAAAAGATATAGTTCCTGAAACTGGAATACTTGCATCAGCTAAATCATCTTCAGCTGAAAGAGGAAAAATAATTGTAGACGATGTTATTCCAAATATCGTAAAAATAGTTGAAGAGGCGTTTAAATAA
- the codA gene encoding cytosine deaminase encodes MNKKLFKNARLKGNETLVDLLVENGKYKEIGPNLSKRYKDVETYDLEGNLVVPPYVDPHIHLDYVYTARMDGATNGTGTLFEGIQRWSETKSKMTVDEIKERARVALKKEILYGTQYLRTHVDVTDPKLTCLKAIMELKEEVKDLVDIQIIAFPQEGMYSYKDGDKLVEEALKMGADVVGAIPHFEFTREMGEKSVKKTVELAMKYNKLIDIHCDETDDEQSRFLELLAAEAYMNGIGELTTASHACAMGSYNNAYTFKLFKLLALSKINFISCPTENIHLQGRYDTYPKRRGLTRVKELNDAGINVCFAQDSISDPWYPLGNGNLMNILDAGIHICQMMSFEEIKNALDLITVNGAKTLHIQDKYGIEEGKDANFIVLNAKDEFDAILERVGVNCSVRKGEFLFKREPEIIDTKISLLK; translated from the coding sequence ATGAATAAAAAATTATTTAAAAACGCTAGATTAAAAGGGAATGAAACATTAGTTGATTTACTTGTTGAAAATGGAAAATACAAAGAAATAGGTCCTAATCTTTCTAAAAGATATAAAGATGTAGAGACTTATGATTTAGAAGGAAATTTAGTTGTTCCACCTTATGTTGACCCACATATTCATCTAGATTATGTATATACAGCTCGTATGGATGGTGCAACTAATGGAACAGGAACTTTATTTGAAGGAATTCAAAGATGGTCTGAGACAAAATCAAAGATGACAGTAGATGAAATCAAAGAAAGAGCAAGAGTTGCACTAAAAAAAGAAATATTATATGGGACTCAATATCTTAGAACACATGTAGATGTAACAGATCCAAAGCTTACTTGTTTAAAAGCAATTATGGAATTAAAAGAAGAAGTAAAAGATTTAGTTGATATACAAATCATAGCATTTCCTCAAGAGGGAATGTATTCATATAAAGATGGGGATAAATTAGTAGAAGAAGCATTAAAAATGGGTGCTGATGTAGTAGGGGCTATACCTCACTTTGAATTTACAAGAGAAATGGGAGAAAAATCTGTAAAGAAAACTGTAGAACTTGCTATGAAATACAACAAGTTAATTGATATTCACTGTGACGAAACAGACGATGAACAATCAAGATTTCTTGAACTATTAGCTGCTGAAGCTTATATGAATGGAATAGGAGAACTTACAACAGCAAGTCATGCTTGTGCTATGGGTTCATATAATAATGCATATACTTTTAAACTATTTAAACTTTTAGCATTATCAAAAATCAACTTTATATCATGCCCAACTGAAAATATTCATTTACAAGGAAGATATGATACATATCCAAAGAGAAGAGGACTTACAAGAGTTAAAGAATTAAATGATGCTGGTATTAATGTTTGTTTTGCACAAGACTCAATTTCAGACCCTTGGTATCCACTTGGAAATGGAAACTTAATGAATATTCTAGATGCAGGAATTCATATTTGCCAGATGATGTCATTTGAAGAAATTAAAAATGCCCTAGATTTAATAACAGTAAATGGTGCTAAAACTCTTCATATACAAGATAAATACGGAATAGAAGAAGGCAAGGATGCCAACTTTATAGTATTAAATGCAAAAGATGAATTTGATGCAATACTAGAAAGAGTTGGAGTTAATTGTTCTGTTAGAAAAGGTGAATTCTTATTTAAAAGAGAGCCAGAAATAATTGATACAAAAATTTCACTATTAAAATAA
- a CDS encoding DUF305 domain-containing protein, translating to MKKFYFTLFLFATLLVGTVYSQNHLFAQAPSSSSEQSKDYQSAYTDIFNKMKEGMNAAQNTGNVNLDFVLEMIPHHEGGIDMAKAIIKYGTNEDVKKIAQNIVTSQEAQIPLMQQLKAKFEKEPLSTKEDSQNYIKNYDEIKSTMFKEMESVPLTGSADETFLRQMIYHHEGAIAMSKNILKYTQNAKLKSLAENIVTTQSQGVNEMKNLLKTMK from the coding sequence ATGAAAAAATTCTATTTTACTTTATTTTTATTCGCTACTCTCTTAGTAGGCACTGTCTATAGTCAAAACCATTTATTTGCTCAAGCACCTTCTTCAAGTTCTGAGCAATCAAAAGACTACCAAAGTGCTTATACTGATATTTTTAATAAAATGAAAGAAGGCATGAATGCTGCCCAAAATACAGGTAATGTAAATTTGGATTTTGTTTTAGAAATGATACCACATCATGAAGGTGGCATTGATATGGCAAAAGCTATTATAAAATACGGTACTAATGAGGATGTAAAAAAAATTGCCCAAAACATTGTTACTTCTCAAGAAGCTCAAATTCCTTTAATGCAACAGTTAAAAGCTAAATTTGAAAAAGAACCTCTTTCAACAAAAGAGGATTCTCAAAATTATATAAAAAATTATGATGAAATAAAATCAACTATGTTTAAAGAAATGGAGAGCGTTCCTTTAACTGGCTCTGCTGATGAAACATTCCTAAGACAAATGATTTATCATCATGAAGGTGCAATTGCTATGTCAAAAAACATTCTTAAATATACTCAAAATGCTAAACTTAAATCTCTTGCAGAAAATATTGTAACTACTCAAAGTCAAGGTGTTAATGAAATGAAAAATCTATTAAAGACTATGAAGTAG
- a CDS encoding nitroreductase family protein yields MKKQHIIEVNKDLCIGCSLCKNDCPVNNIIIKDKKSVIKNQDCIKCGHCAAICPTGAITLTGFDEEPIEYSKQPTLNPDELLMAIKSRRTIRKFKNKKVSEEIIKQIIEAGRFTPSAKNTQDVSYIVLDNNKDKYEKTAVTFFRKIKPIVSLFMKSAKEVEIDDDFFFKKAPIAIMVVTKDKISGSLAASNMALMAESYGLGVLYSGFFTVVANRSSKLKKELNLKHNDNVVTTLVIGYPDVKYRRSAQKETANVRYL; encoded by the coding sequence ATGAAAAAACAACACATAATTGAAGTTAACAAAGACCTTTGTATTGGGTGTAGTCTTTGCAAAAATGATTGCCCAGTAAATAATATAATTATTAAAGATAAAAAATCAGTAATAAAAAATCAAGACTGTATAAAGTGTGGTCACTGTGCAGCAATATGTCCAACAGGAGCTATTACACTAACTGGATTTGATGAAGAACCAATAGAATATTCAAAACAACCTACTTTAAATCCAGATGAATTATTAATGGCAATTAAATCAAGAAGAACTATTCGTAAATTTAAAAATAAAAAAGTATCTGAAGAAATTATAAAACAAATTATTGAAGCAGGTAGATTTACCCCTAGTGCTAAAAATACACAAGATGTATCATACATTGTTTTAGATAATAACAAAGATAAGTATGAAAAAACTGCAGTAACATTTTTTAGAAAAATAAAACCAATTGTAAGTCTTTTTATGAAAAGTGCAAAAGAGGTTGAAATTGATGATGACTTCTTTTTCAAAAAGGCACCTATTGCAATAATGGTAGTAACTAAAGATAAAATTAGTGGCTCACTTGCAGCATCAAACATGGCATTAATGGCAGAGTCTTATGGTCTAGGGGTACTTTATAGTGGATTTTTTACAGTTGTAGCAAATCGTTCATCAAAACTAAAAAAAGAATTAAACCTAAAACATAACGATAATGTGGTTACAACTCTAGTTATTGGATATCCAGATGTTAAATATAGACGTAGCGCACAAAAAGAGACAGCTAATGTAAGATACTTATAA
- a CDS encoding ArsR/SmtB family transcription factor, translating to MEKECEERLKEITSKFKLCQKAISAMGDETRQLILLTLLESDFNGIRVGEITKKTHLSRPAVSHHLKILKEAEIVNVRKEGTKNFYYLDSKESQWKNLTELINLIFIGVQHISKYDTRKGE from the coding sequence ATGGAAAAAGAATGTGAAGAAAGATTAAAAGAAATAACATCAAAATTTAAACTATGTCAAAAGGCAATTTCTGCTATGGGTGATGAAACAAGGCAGTTGATTTTACTTACACTACTAGAAAGTGACTTTAATGGAATTAGAGTAGGGGAAATTACAAAAAAAACTCATCTTTCACGTCCAGCTGTATCTCATCATCTTAAAATACTTAAAGAAGCAGAAATTGTAAATGTACGAAAAGAAGGAACAAAAAACTTTTATTATCTAGATTCAAAGGAATCACAATGGAAAAACCTAACAGAACTAATAAATCTTATATTTATAGGAGTGCAACACATTAGTAAGTATGATACTAGAAAAGGTGAGTAA